One Nocardia sp. BMG111209 DNA segment encodes these proteins:
- a CDS encoding GNAT family N-acetyltransferase, which yields MEIAAVPQPAYRQATLPDLDGIAAIEAEVFDQPYQYQHLRQLFEVDPASFMVADLGGAVVGYTIGQVRGRQVWLLSFGVACVFQSRGYGRALLDRTLRRFEASGSDAVCLTVAPDNLTAYNLFKQKGFEFVRHDERYFGPGEPRDVLACRLRG from the coding sequence ATGGAGATCGCTGCGGTGCCGCAACCGGCCTACCGCCAGGCCACACTGCCCGACCTCGACGGCATCGCCGCCATCGAGGCCGAGGTCTTCGACCAGCCGTACCAGTATCAGCATCTGCGGCAGCTGTTCGAGGTGGATCCGGCGAGCTTCATGGTGGCCGATCTCGGCGGCGCGGTGGTCGGCTACACGATCGGGCAGGTCCGGGGGCGGCAGGTGTGGCTGCTCAGCTTCGGGGTCGCCTGCGTGTTCCAGAGCCGCGGCTACGGGCGCGCGCTGCTCGACCGGACGCTGCGGCGGTTCGAGGCGTCGGGCTCCGACGCGGTGTGCCTGACGGTGGCGCCGGACAATCTCACGGCCTACAACCTGTTCAAGCAGAAGGGATTCGAATTCGTCCGCCACGACGAGCGCTACTTCGGGCCCGGGGAACCGCGGGATGTGCTGGCGTGCCGACTGCGTGGCTGA
- a CDS encoding alpha/beta fold hydrolase → MATAMVNGLRIGYELIGDGDRPWVLTPGGRFPKETPGLRELAEKLAAAGNRVLIWDRPNCGESDVCFTGDSESALHADTLAALLTHLDMAPAVLAGGSAGSRIALLTAARHPGVARALALWWISGGVMGQLVLGNVYCAPNIRAAWADGMAAVAALPDWAESIERNPANRERILGQDRETFIATMERWMMAYCPQPDRTIPGLPDEVVSAITVPALVFRSGASDAHHTRATSEAIAELLPAARSAEPPWGDREWHERQAERARTGGLFVRWPLLAPALLAWAEQIGS, encoded by the coding sequence ATGGCGACGGCGATGGTGAACGGGCTCCGGATCGGATACGAACTCATCGGGGACGGTGACCGGCCCTGGGTGCTCACCCCGGGCGGCCGATTCCCGAAGGAGACGCCCGGCCTGCGGGAACTGGCCGAGAAGCTGGCGGCCGCGGGCAACCGGGTGCTCATCTGGGATCGGCCCAACTGCGGTGAGTCCGACGTGTGCTTCACCGGCGACAGCGAGTCCGCCCTGCACGCCGATACGCTCGCCGCGCTGCTCACCCACCTGGACATGGCGCCTGCCGTCCTCGCCGGCGGATCCGCGGGCTCGCGCATCGCGCTGCTGACCGCCGCCCGGCATCCCGGCGTGGCTCGGGCGCTGGCGCTGTGGTGGATCAGCGGCGGGGTGATGGGACAACTGGTGCTGGGCAATGTGTACTGCGCCCCGAACATCCGCGCCGCGTGGGCCGACGGGATGGCCGCGGTCGCCGCCCTGCCCGACTGGGCCGAGTCGATCGAACGCAATCCGGCCAACCGGGAGCGCATCCTCGGCCAGGACCGGGAGACCTTCATCGCCACCATGGAGCGGTGGATGATGGCCTACTGCCCGCAACCGGATCGCACCATCCCCGGCCTGCCGGACGAGGTGGTCAGCGCAATCACGGTGCCCGCGTTGGTGTTCCGCAGCGGCGCCAGCGACGCGCACCACACCCGCGCCACCTCCGAGGCCATCGCCGAACTGCTGCCGGCCGCGCGGTCGGCCGAACCGCCGTGGGGCGACCGGGAATGGCACGAGCGCCAGGCCGAGCGGGCCCGCACCGGCGGCCTGTTCGTCCGCTGGCCGCTGCTGGCCCCGGCGCTGCTGGCGTGGGCCGAGCAGATCGGCTCCTGA
- a CDS encoding amidohydrolase yields the protein MSTASELKARVCAEIERHAAEITGLCDDIMRHPETGYRETRTSALVAERFTAMGLTPRTGLARTGVKARLRGRAPGPTAAILGELDSLLIPDHPYADPVTGAAHACGHNAQIASMIGAGLGLRAVIGELDGDVVLFAVPAEECIEVGWRMSLRDNGEIHQTTGKAELIRAGHFDDVDLAMLTHTGVAAPPIAFGMRGNGSLVKRVRFHGRAAHAGAMPWAGISSYKAATVAIAAVDAHREFFDDSDAVRVHHLITHSGDSVSAIPARTELEMMIRARTVEAMRDASERVDRALRGGALAMGADVEITTAVSYLPFRDDEPLTEVTAANARQLLGADAVGRIPEITGGSTDMGDLGTVMPVVHPLAASGCATPFHGNAYYTADPVAAAVVPAKVMACTVVDLLADGAAAARAVIERSGPKLGRAEFAGLHDSLSSSEYFRGGLLDRAES from the coding sequence ATGAGCACCGCATCGGAGTTGAAGGCCCGGGTCTGCGCCGAGATCGAGCGGCACGCGGCCGAGATCACCGGCCTGTGCGACGACATCATGCGGCATCCGGAGACCGGTTACCGGGAGACCCGCACGTCCGCCCTCGTCGCCGAGCGCTTCACCGCGATGGGACTGACCCCGCGGACCGGCCTGGCCCGCACCGGGGTGAAGGCCCGGCTGCGCGGCCGGGCGCCCGGCCCGACCGCCGCGATCCTCGGCGAACTCGACAGCCTGCTCATCCCGGACCATCCGTACGCCGATCCGGTCACCGGCGCCGCGCACGCCTGCGGTCACAACGCGCAGATCGCCTCGATGATCGGCGCGGGCCTGGGCCTGCGCGCGGTCATCGGCGAACTCGACGGCGACGTCGTGCTGTTCGCCGTCCCGGCCGAGGAGTGCATCGAGGTCGGCTGGCGAATGTCGTTGCGCGACAACGGCGAGATCCACCAGACCACGGGTAAGGCCGAACTGATCCGGGCCGGGCACTTCGACGACGTGGATCTGGCGATGCTCACCCACACCGGCGTGGCCGCGCCGCCGATCGCATTCGGCATGCGGGGCAACGGTTCCCTGGTCAAGCGGGTGCGTTTCCACGGCCGCGCCGCCCATGCCGGCGCCATGCCGTGGGCCGGGATCAGTTCGTACAAGGCCGCGACGGTCGCGATCGCCGCCGTCGACGCGCACCGGGAATTCTTCGACGACTCCGATGCCGTGCGGGTGCATCATCTGATCACCCACTCCGGCGACTCGGTCTCGGCGATCCCGGCCCGCACCGAGCTGGAGATGATGATCCGGGCCCGCACCGTCGAGGCCATGCGCGACGCGTCCGAGCGGGTGGACCGCGCGCTGCGCGGCGGGGCGCTGGCGATGGGCGCCGATGTCGAGATCACCACCGCGGTCTCGTATCTGCCCTTCCGCGACGACGAACCCCTCACGGAGGTCACCGCGGCGAATGCCAGGCAACTGCTCGGCGCGGACGCGGTCGGGCGCATCCCCGAGATCACCGGCGGCTCCACCGATATGGGCGATCTCGGCACGGTGATGCCGGTGGTGCATCCGCTGGCCGCCTCCGGCTGCGCGACCCCGTTCCACGGCAACGCCTACTACACCGCCGATCCGGTGGCGGCCGCCGTGGTCCCGGCGAAGGTGATGGCGTGCACGGTCGTCGATCTGCTCGCCGACGGGGCGGCCGCCGCCCGCGCGGTCATCGAGCGCAGTGGCCCGAAGCTCGGCCGCGCGGAATTCGCCGGGCTGCACGACTCCCTGTCCAGCAGCGAGTACTTCCGGGGCGGTCTGCTCGATCGGGCCGAGTCGTAG
- a CDS encoding DUF1003 domain-containing protein → MTTSPPPNREQHPAVVKLRDRRAASMQLRVADWITKFAGSMMFVYIHAAGFTVWMLFVEKNPWPTLTLVVSLEAIFLSTFVMIGQNRQAEFQQLKADHDFREQELELKTNTELTRAIHRMTAELHRRLLDEPERPDDH, encoded by the coding sequence ATGACCACGTCCCCGCCACCGAACCGAGAGCAGCATCCCGCAGTGGTCAAGCTGCGCGACCGCCGCGCAGCCAGTATGCAGTTGCGGGTCGCGGACTGGATCACCAAATTCGCGGGCTCGATGATGTTCGTGTACATCCACGCCGCCGGCTTCACGGTCTGGATGCTGTTCGTCGAGAAGAACCCCTGGCCCACACTGACTCTCGTGGTGTCACTGGAGGCGATCTTCCTGTCCACCTTCGTCATGATCGGCCAGAACCGGCAGGCGGAATTCCAGCAGTTGAAGGCCGATCACGACTTCCGGGAACAGGAACTGGAACTCAAGACCAACACCGAGCTCACCCGGGCGATCCACCGGATGACCGCCGAACTGCACCGGCGGCTGCTCGACGAGCCCGAGCGTCCCGACGACCACTGA
- a CDS encoding amidase, translated as MTLTDAAAALRSGAVTSVELTRAAVGAADRLDGALGAYLARFDDYALERAATADAELAAGQDRGPLHGIPFGVKDIIAMAEGPTTAQSLILDPAWGAGKDAPVVARLKAAGAVITGKSTTMEFAVGMPDVTKPFPVPRNPWDPATWPGGSSSGAGIGVASGMFLAGLGTDTAGSIRIPAAFCGVSGLMPTFGRVPKSGCVPLGYSLDHIGPLARSARDCAAVLAVIAGPHPSDPDCVDAPFTVPEWIGDLTGVRIGVVREGHFPEIGDPAVDPVFDAAVAVLTAAGASVTEVTLPYRPEMITVDMITMGCEALAYHRSDLSARWDDYFLATRAMLAIGAQVSGADYVQAQRVRRVAQDAIGRLFDTVDVIVGPTASTGAPTFESITGPDGTPDIGTLFSLIHTPYWDTLGNPVLAVPMGFTDGGLPLSLQLAGRAFAEAEILRVADVFQQATTWHLRTPETVVEGIAA; from the coding sequence GTGACTCTCACCGACGCGGCGGCGGCCCTGCGGTCCGGTGCGGTGACGTCGGTGGAGCTCACCCGCGCCGCCGTCGGGGCGGCCGACCGGCTCGACGGCGCGCTCGGCGCCTATCTGGCGCGCTTCGACGACTACGCCCTGGAGCGCGCCGCGACCGCCGACGCGGAACTCGCCGCCGGGCAGGACCGCGGCCCGCTGCACGGAATCCCGTTCGGGGTCAAGGACATCATCGCGATGGCCGAGGGGCCGACGACGGCGCAGAGCCTGATCCTGGACCCCGCCTGGGGCGCCGGTAAGGACGCCCCGGTGGTCGCCCGGCTGAAGGCCGCGGGTGCGGTGATCACCGGCAAGTCGACCACCATGGAATTCGCGGTCGGGATGCCCGATGTCACCAAACCCTTTCCGGTGCCGCGTAATCCGTGGGATCCGGCCACCTGGCCGGGCGGGTCGAGCTCGGGTGCGGGCATCGGCGTCGCGTCCGGCATGTTCCTGGCCGGACTCGGCACCGACACCGCGGGCAGTATCCGCATCCCGGCCGCGTTCTGCGGGGTCAGCGGGTTGATGCCGACCTTCGGCCGGGTACCCAAATCCGGTTGTGTGCCATTGGGTTACAGCCTCGACCACATCGGCCCGCTGGCGCGCAGCGCGCGCGACTGCGCCGCCGTGCTCGCGGTGATCGCCGGGCCGCATCCCAGCGATCCGGACTGTGTGGACGCCCCGTTCACCGTCCCGGAGTGGATCGGCGATCTCACCGGCGTCCGCATCGGTGTGGTGCGGGAGGGACACTTCCCCGAGATCGGTGATCCGGCAGTGGATCCGGTGTTCGACGCGGCGGTCGCCGTCCTGACCGCGGCGGGGGCGAGCGTCACCGAGGTGACGCTGCCGTACCGCCCGGAGATGATCACCGTGGACATGATCACCATGGGGTGCGAGGCGCTGGCCTACCATCGCAGCGATCTGTCGGCCCGCTGGGACGACTACTTCCTCGCCACCCGGGCCATGCTGGCGATCGGCGCCCAGGTCTCCGGCGCCGATTACGTACAGGCACAACGGGTCCGGCGGGTGGCCCAGGACGCCATCGGCCGGCTGTTCGACACGGTCGACGTGATCGTCGGCCCCACCGCCTCCACCGGCGCGCCGACCTTCGAGTCGATCACCGGCCCCGACGGCACCCCCGATATCGGCACGCTGTTCAGCCTCATCCACACCCCGTACTGGGACACCCTGGGCAATCCGGTGCTGGCCGTGCCGATGGGCTTCACCGACGGCGGGCTGCCGCTGTCGCTGCAACTGGCCGGTCGCGCCTTCGCCGAGGCCGAGATCCTGCGCGTCGCCGACGTTTTCCAGCAGGCGACCACCTGGCACCTGCGTACCCCCGAAACCGTTGTGGAAGGAATTGCGGCATGA
- a CDS encoding GntR family transcriptional regulator, whose product MRTAGHGGHDVRRLRDILRAAVRGGSYPRGLLPGEPELMATHHASRATVRAALALLRTEGLIERTQGVGTHAVAIPVQTSLPEAHGVIAPARDSLFNQRMRPRELDRTVLPAPGTVAERLRIAPGTPCLRLEYVALHEDEPIAIATNYVLFPEAERLRDTPFVSDWYRLLADSGVALSDSEFVFDCEPADAGLAAVLGIREGAPLIALEQLIYDPDGRPFDLAFIHTRGERFRFVSRGTSRTLS is encoded by the coding sequence ATGAGGACGGCCGGGCACGGTGGCCACGACGTGCGGCGGCTGCGCGACATCCTGCGCGCGGCCGTACGTGGCGGCAGCTACCCGCGCGGCCTGTTGCCCGGCGAGCCCGAATTGATGGCGACCCACCACGCCTCCCGCGCCACCGTGCGCGCCGCCCTGGCGCTCCTGCGGACCGAGGGACTGATCGAGCGCACCCAGGGCGTGGGCACCCACGCCGTCGCGATCCCGGTGCAGACCTCGCTGCCGGAGGCGCACGGTGTGATCGCGCCCGCCCGGGACAGCCTGTTCAACCAGCGGATGCGCCCGCGCGAACTGGACCGCACGGTGCTGCCCGCCCCCGGCACCGTCGCCGAGCGGCTGCGGATCGCCCCCGGCACGCCCTGCCTGCGCCTGGAATACGTCGCGCTGCACGAGGACGAGCCGATCGCGATCGCCACCAACTATGTACTGTTCCCCGAGGCGGAGCGGTTGCGCGACACCCCGTTCGTCTCCGACTGGTACCGGCTGCTCGCCGATTCCGGTGTGGCGCTGTCGGATTCGGAGTTCGTCTTCGACTGTGAACCCGCCGACGCCGGCCTGGCCGCGGTGCTGGGCATCCGCGAGGGCGCCCCGCTGATCGCGCTGGAACAGCTCATCTACGACCCCGACGGCAGGCCCTTCGACCTCGCCTTCATCCACACCCGCGGCGAACGCTTCCGATTCGTCTCCCGCGGTACCAGCCGGACGCTGTCGTAA
- a CDS encoding VOC family protein has product MTAQLDVIGLVVADVDASVDFYTRLGLRFGDDLGGHREAELPGGFRLTLDTEATIRSFHPAWRGGAGRMNLAFRCPDPAAVDTWYEELTAAGYHGELKPFDAFWGQRYASVHDPDGNGVDLYAPLS; this is encoded by the coding sequence ATGACAGCACAACTCGATGTGATCGGCCTGGTCGTGGCGGACGTGGACGCGTCGGTGGACTTCTACACCCGGCTGGGCCTGCGCTTCGGCGACGACCTCGGTGGGCACCGCGAGGCCGAGTTGCCGGGCGGGTTCCGGTTGACCCTCGACACCGAGGCGACCATCCGCAGCTTCCATCCGGCCTGGCGCGGCGGCGCGGGCCGGATGAATCTTGCCTTCCGCTGCCCGGATCCCGCCGCCGTCGACACCTGGTACGAGGAGTTGACCGCCGCCGGATATCACGGCGAACTGAAGCCGTTCGACGCGTTCTGGGGTCAGCGCTACGCGAGCGTGCACGATCCGGACGGCAACGGCGTCGATCTCTACGCGCCGCTGTCCTGA
- a CDS encoding helix-turn-helix domain-containing protein has translation MGPEPIPYREYPVRGVPGALVWSRRVSGAALVLPDGCMDLLWLGERLMVAGPDTRGYRVSVPDGAAVRGIRFAPGTAPALLGVPAGELLDSRVALADLWPADRVRRMTGLVAAEDDPMRGLAAAGRLLTAAAGPVDPVPGHIVRSLRGGASVAATADATGLGVRRLHRISLAAFGYGPKTLARVLRLQRVLPLARDGIPFAECAIRAGYADQPHLAREVRALTGRPLRALLGQDSGA, from the coding sequence GTGGGGCCCGAACCGATTCCCTATCGGGAGTATCCCGTGCGCGGGGTGCCCGGGGCGCTGGTGTGGTCACGGCGGGTATCGGGTGCGGCGCTGGTGCTGCCGGACGGGTGTATGGATCTGCTGTGGCTGGGGGAGCGGCTGATGGTCGCGGGGCCGGACACCCGCGGATACCGGGTATCCGTACCGGACGGCGCGGCGGTGCGGGGGATCAGATTCGCGCCGGGTACGGCCCCGGCGCTGCTCGGGGTGCCGGCCGGGGAACTGCTGGACAGCCGGGTCGCGCTGGCGGATCTGTGGCCGGCCGATCGGGTCCGCCGGATGACGGGACTCGTTGCGGCGGAGGACGACCCGATGCGTGGATTGGCCGCGGCCGGGCGGCTGCTGACCGCGGCGGCGGGGCCGGTGGATCCGGTGCCGGGACATATCGTGCGGTCGCTGCGCGGCGGCGCCTCGGTCGCGGCGACCGCCGACGCCACCGGGCTCGGCGTGCGCCGGCTGCACCGAATATCGCTGGCGGCGTTCGGATACGGGCCGAAGACCCTGGCCCGGGTGCTGCGCCTGCAGCGCGTGCTGCCGCTGGCGCGGGACGGAATTCCGTTCGCGGAGTGCGCGATCCGGGCCGGCTATGCCGATCAGCCGCATCTCGCGCGCGAGGTCCGCGCGCTGACCGGCCGGCCGTTACGGGCGTTGCTCGGTCAGGACAGCGGCGCGTAG
- a CDS encoding glycine zipper domain-containing protein, whose protein sequence is MARKSLATTTARVLTASALPLAAAAIFAGSANAATPATADPVSGGIPLEVATNPDAQYPDPVLNGAVTGAAIGSATGSFSDPVPTLLGAVIGGIVGAVDPVVVPQVLP, encoded by the coding sequence ATGGCTCGTAAATCCCTGGCCACCACGACCGCTCGCGTCCTGACCGCGAGCGCCCTGCCGCTCGCGGCGGCCGCCATCTTCGCGGGCTCCGCGAACGCCGCCACCCCGGCCACCGCCGACCCCGTATCCGGCGGCATCCCGCTCGAGGTCGCCACCAACCCCGACGCCCAGTACCCGGACCCGGTCCTCAACGGCGCCGTCACCGGCGCGGCCATCGGCTCCGCCACGGGCTCGTTCAGCGACCCGGTCCCGACCCTGCTCGGCGCGGTCATCGGCGGCATCGTCGGCGCGGTCGACCCGGTCGTGGTCCCCCAGGTCCTGCCCTGA
- a CDS encoding pirin-like bicupin family protein: protein MTTIGPTPTIDVRRAADRYKSEFGWLDSKHSFSFGHHYDRDNTHHGLLLVNNDDIVDPGTGFETHPHRDMEIVTWVLEGSLVHQDSTGNNGVIYPGLAQRMSAGRGIMHSEKNDSWRLGGDVHRDPVHFVQMWVVPDEAGITPGYEQLEIDGELLSGGLVTVASGMPEHADHAAIRIRNSYAALHAARLAPGQTVTLPDAPFLHLFVPRGAVTLEGSGPLATGDAVRFTATGGQRVTATEPAEILVWEMHAAVQL from the coding sequence ATGACCACCATCGGTCCGACCCCCACCATCGACGTCCGCCGCGCGGCGGATCGGTACAAGTCCGAGTTCGGCTGGCTGGACTCCAAGCATTCCTTCTCGTTCGGTCACCACTACGACCGGGACAACACGCATCACGGGCTGTTGCTGGTCAACAACGACGACATCGTCGATCCGGGCACCGGATTCGAGACACATCCGCACCGCGATATGGAGATCGTCACGTGGGTGCTGGAAGGCTCTCTGGTGCACCAGGATTCGACCGGGAACAACGGGGTGATCTATCCCGGGCTGGCGCAGCGGATGAGCGCCGGGCGCGGGATCATGCACTCGGAGAAGAACGACTCCTGGCGGCTCGGCGGTGACGTGCACCGCGACCCGGTGCACTTCGTGCAGATGTGGGTGGTGCCCGACGAGGCCGGGATCACCCCGGGCTACGAGCAGCTGGAGATCGACGGGGAACTGCTGTCCGGCGGGCTGGTCACGGTCGCGTCGGGGATGCCCGAGCACGCCGATCACGCGGCGATCCGCATCCGCAACTCCTACGCGGCCCTGCATGCCGCGCGCCTGGCGCCGGGACAGACCGTGACGCTGCCGGACGCGCCCTTCCTGCACCTGTTCGTCCCGCGCGGCGCGGTGACGCTGGAGGGCAGCGGGCCGCTGGCCACCGGCGACGCGGTGCGGTTCACCGCGACCGGCGGGCAACGGGTCACCGCGACCGAACCCGCCGAGATCCTGGTGTGGGAGATGCACGCCGCGGTGCAGCTCTGA
- a CDS encoding VOC family protein translates to MTDSPTDRQRLRATYLRPAAERGASTARGLHHTALISGDVERTIRFYQELLGFPLTELIENRDYAGSSHFFFDIGNGNLLAFFDFPGLDLGPYGEVLGGLHHVAISVEPAQWEAAVRRLDAAGVGYERHSGVSVYFRDPDGARIELIADPLGEMYGQQVL, encoded by the coding sequence ATGACAGATTCACCGACCGACCGGCAGCGGCTGCGCGCGACCTACCTGCGGCCCGCTGCCGAGCGTGGCGCCTCCACCGCGCGCGGCCTGCATCACACCGCGCTGATCAGCGGTGATGTGGAGCGAACCATCCGGTTCTATCAGGAACTGCTGGGGTTCCCGCTGACCGAGCTGATCGAGAATCGCGACTACGCCGGGTCGTCGCACTTCTTCTTCGATATCGGCAACGGCAACCTGCTCGCGTTCTTCGACTTCCCGGGCCTGGACCTCGGCCCCTACGGCGAGGTGCTGGGCGGACTGCATCACGTGGCGATCTCGGTGGAGCCCGCGCAGTGGGAGGCGGCGGTGCGCCGGCTCGACGCGGCCGGCGTCGGCTACGAGCGGCACAGCGGGGTCTCGGTCTACTTCCGCGACCCCGACGGCGCCCGCATCGAACTGATCGCCGACCCGCTCGGCGAGATGTACGGACAGCAGGTGCTGTGA